One genomic region from Nocardia vinacea encodes:
- a CDS encoding VOC family protein, with product MILRHVTVDCADPYAQATFWSAVTGWPVAESDGPGTDDALVEAPPGTPGLLFIRVPEGKQMKNRIHFDWMPTERSRDEEVRRIIELGAKVYEDHRTDDGLGWVTLVDPEGNEFCIERSRAEREG from the coding sequence ATGATCCTTCGCCATGTGACCGTCGATTGCGCCGATCCGTATGCGCAGGCGACGTTCTGGAGCGCCGTCACCGGGTGGCCGGTGGCCGAGTCGGACGGACCGGGCACCGACGACGCGCTGGTCGAGGCGCCGCCCGGAACGCCCGGATTGCTGTTCATCCGGGTGCCCGAAGGCAAGCAGATGAAGAACCGGATCCACTTCGACTGGATGCCCACCGAGCGCAGCCGGGACGAGGAGGTGCGGCGGATCATCGAGCTGGGCGCGAAGGTGTACGAGGACCATCGCACCGACGACGGGCTCGGCTGGGTCACGCTGGTGGACCCCGAGGGCAATGAGTTCTGCATCGAGCGGAGCAGGGCCGAGCGCGAAGGCTGA
- a CDS encoding nuclear transport factor 2 family protein has protein sequence MSNRDVVEKFYKATQSGDAAGILDALHPRFQGWVAPGMPSVTVTQAHSPEAALAGIWQPVFREYEIAPFAEEWFDAHPDTVIVTGHYRGTARATGKPVAAEFAHIWHVADEKLFALHQYTDTWHWHEALSDAA, from the coding sequence ATGAGCAACCGAGACGTGGTCGAAAAGTTCTATAAAGCAACGCAATCCGGGGACGCCGCCGGCATCCTCGATGCGTTACATCCGCGCTTCCAGGGCTGGGTGGCTCCCGGCATGCCCAGCGTGACCGTCACCCAGGCACACAGTCCGGAAGCGGCGCTCGCGGGCATCTGGCAGCCGGTGTTCCGCGAATACGAGATCGCCCCCTTCGCCGAGGAGTGGTTCGACGCCCATCCGGACACCGTCATCGTGACCGGCCACTACCGCGGCACCGCCCGTGCGACCGGTAAGCCTGTGGCCGCCGAATTCGCCCACATCTGGCATGTCGCCGACGAAAAGCTGTTCGCCCTGCACCAATACACCGACACCTGGCACTGGCACGAGGCGCTGTCGGACGCGGCCTGA
- the add gene encoding adenosine deaminase encodes MSTDLAAFVRGLPKAELHLHLEGTLEPELKFRLAQRNGIELPERTVEEVKQTYKFHDLTSFLQVYYPAMRVLRQSQDFEDLAFAYLTRAHADGIRHVEMFFDPQAHTGRGVEFGAVISGYRSAIVRARREFGISAELILCFLRDYSAEYAMATLLEALPYKDWIIGVGLDSDERGNPPSKFAAVFERARREGFLLTMHCDIDQEGSVEHIRQALEDIGVDRIDHGTNIVEDERLVELAETKGIGFTCCPVSNSFVTEQMKSTEIRTLLDRGLAVTVNSDDPAYFGAYAADNYLALAANANLDLDRLVELAKNSFRASWLTPGRLDGFLREIDDYVAAHRPSGSEIA; translated from the coding sequence ATGTCAACGGATCTCGCCGCATTCGTTCGTGGCCTGCCCAAAGCCGAATTGCATCTGCATCTGGAGGGGACGCTGGAGCCGGAGTTGAAGTTCCGGCTGGCGCAACGCAATGGGATCGAACTGCCCGAGCGGACCGTCGAGGAGGTGAAGCAGACCTATAAGTTCCACGATCTGACCTCGTTCCTGCAGGTGTACTACCCGGCCATGCGGGTGCTGCGGCAGTCGCAGGACTTCGAAGATCTGGCCTTCGCCTATCTGACACGCGCGCACGCCGATGGCATCCGACATGTGGAGATGTTCTTCGACCCGCAGGCGCATACCGGGCGCGGTGTCGAGTTCGGCGCCGTGATCAGCGGGTATCGCTCGGCGATCGTGCGGGCCCGCCGGGAGTTCGGCATCTCCGCCGAGTTGATCCTGTGTTTCCTGCGCGACTATTCGGCCGAGTACGCGATGGCGACGCTGCTCGAGGCGCTGCCGTACAAGGATTGGATCATCGGGGTCGGACTGGATTCGGACGAAAGAGGCAATCCGCCAAGTAAATTCGCGGCTGTCTTCGAGCGGGCCCGCCGCGAAGGCTTCCTGCTCACCATGCACTGCGATATCGATCAGGAAGGCTCCGTCGAACACATCAGGCAGGCGCTGGAGGATATCGGCGTCGACCGCATCGACCACGGCACCAATATCGTCGAGGACGAGCGCCTGGTCGAACTCGCCGAAACCAAGGGCATCGGATTCACCTGCTGTCCGGTCTCGAATTCCTTTGTGACCGAACAGATGAAGTCGACCGAGATCCGCACACTGCTCGATCGCGGCCTTGCGGTCACTGTCAACAGTGACGATCCGGCCTACTTCGGCGCCTATGCGGCCGACAACTATCTGGCCCTCGCCGCCAACGCGAACCTCGATCTCGACCGGCTCGTCGAACTCGCCAAGAACTCGTTCCGCGCCTCCTGGCTGACGCCGGGACGTCTGGACGGATTCCTGCGCGAGATCGATGACTACGTCGCAGCGCATCGGCCGAGCGGATCCGAAATCGCCTGA
- a CDS encoding glycosyltransferase 87 family protein: MRDTRKLEFPRTGPAIYLLAGSALLSVILLFTTIDPFLDKGGFLVGGLDVHIYRDGAWRIVHDLPLYTEPTMRGLLYTYTPFSTIAFVPIYMVPWGYVTNTWLVVNLSVLIACVLLSWRLLGYRITTRLVVVSVLIAATCVFIEPVRQTLYFGQINLVLMLLVLLDALRGDRSKLRGLGVGLAAGIKLTPIYFVAYFVALRHWRAAVTAFVTFVASVAFAWVVLPADSRQYWTSTFFQSNRIAPDNHPSNQSIRGVIAHLLGGPAPVWLWLLIAGSITIASMMITTALYQRGERLLSITLAGLTACAVSPFSWGHHWVWFVPLFVFLVHKGLDNWRWWVAAAVLFTVTASWTYHWSKTWVSIGVFLLPPWWPITKVLINGYVIEFLIVLIAAWIHLRRDGRSALSERSAERSIRFPLPRRRDPESPSCPTPFP, from the coding sequence GTGCGAGACACCCGGAAGCTGGAGTTTCCGCGTACGGGACCAGCGATATACCTGCTCGCCGGGAGCGCCCTGCTGTCGGTGATCCTGCTCTTCACCACCATCGATCCCTTCCTGGACAAGGGCGGGTTCCTGGTCGGTGGCCTCGACGTGCACATCTATCGGGATGGTGCGTGGCGCATCGTGCACGATCTGCCGCTGTATACCGAGCCGACCATGCGCGGCCTGCTGTACACCTACACGCCGTTCTCCACCATCGCGTTCGTGCCGATCTACATGGTGCCGTGGGGGTACGTGACGAACACCTGGCTGGTGGTCAACCTCTCCGTGCTCATCGCCTGTGTGCTGCTCAGCTGGCGGCTGTTGGGATATCGGATCACGACTCGGCTGGTGGTGGTCAGCGTGCTGATCGCGGCCACCTGCGTATTCATCGAGCCGGTCCGCCAGACGCTCTACTTCGGGCAGATCAACCTGGTGCTGATGCTGCTGGTGCTGTTGGACGCGCTGCGCGGAGATCGAAGCAAACTGCGTGGCCTCGGCGTCGGACTCGCGGCGGGCATCAAACTCACCCCGATCTACTTCGTCGCCTATTTCGTGGCCCTGCGGCACTGGCGTGCGGCGGTTACCGCATTCGTCACCTTCGTCGCCTCGGTCGCCTTCGCCTGGGTCGTCCTGCCCGCCGATTCCCGGCAGTACTGGACCTCGACGTTCTTCCAATCCAACCGGATCGCGCCGGACAACCACCCGTCCAACCAGTCCATCCGCGGTGTCATCGCGCATCTGCTCGGCGGGCCCGCGCCGGTGTGGTTGTGGTTGCTCATCGCAGGCTCGATCACGATCGCCAGCATGATGATCACGACGGCGCTGTATCAGCGAGGTGAGCGGCTGCTGTCGATCACTCTGGCCGGTCTCACCGCCTGCGCGGTGTCGCCGTTCTCCTGGGGACACCACTGGGTGTGGTTCGTGCCGCTGTTCGTCTTCCTCGTGCACAAGGGGCTGGACAACTGGCGCTGGTGGGTGGCGGCGGCGGTGCTGTTCACGGTGACCGCCTCGTGGACCTACCACTGGAGCAAGACCTGGGTGTCGATCGGAGTGTTCCTGCTGCCGCCGTGGTGGCCGATCACCAAGGTCTTGATCAATGGCTACGTCATCGAATTCCTGATCGTTCTGATCGCGGCGTGGATACACCTGCGCAGGGACGGCCGGTCGGCCCTCAGCGAGCGTTCGGCCGAGCGCTCGATCCGATTCCCGCTCCCGCGCCGCCGCGATCCGGAGTCCCCTTCGTGCCCGACCCCTTTCCCCTGA